One segment of Takifugu rubripes chromosome 5, fTakRub1.2, whole genome shotgun sequence DNA contains the following:
- the nme3 gene encoding nucleoside diphosphate kinase 3 isoform X1, with protein sequence MICTILSIFASIFQSGWTGVNERTFIAVKPDGVQRKLVGEIVRRFERKGFKLVGLKLMQASEDLLRTHYSDLRSRPFFGKLVHFMNSGPVVAMVWQGQDVVKTARKMLGETNPADSLPGTIRGDYGVEMSRNVIHGSDSLESAQKEISLWFHPHELQNWESSSNSWIYN encoded by the exons ATGATTTGCACCATTTTGTCCATATTTGCGTCCATATTTCAGTCCG GCTGGACCGGTGTAAACGAACGCACCTTCATTGCTGTAAAACCAGATGGAGTTCAGCGGAAGCTGGTGGGAGAAATTGTGCGCCGCTTCGAGAGGAAAGGGTTCAAACTGGTGGGCCTTAAACTCATGCAG gcctctgaggaccttctGAGGACACACTACTCTGATCTGAGGAGTAGGCCTTTCTTTGGGAAACTGGTGCACTTCATGAACTCTGGACCAGTTGTGGCAATG GTGTGGCAGGGTCAAGACGTGGTCAAGACTGCACGGAAGATGCTGGGAGAGACCAACCCTGCGGATTCGCTGCCTGGAACCATCAGAGGAGATTACGGTGTGGAAATGAGCAG GAACGTGATTCACGGCAGTGACTCGCTGGAGAGCGCCCAGAAGGAGATCTCCCTGTGGTTTCACCCGCATGAACTGCAGAactgggagagcagcagcaacagctggatCTACAATTAA
- the nme3 gene encoding nucleoside diphosphate kinase 3 isoform X2 yields the protein MEPVLSWVFEVYIGWTGVNERTFIAVKPDGVQRKLVGEIVRRFERKGFKLVGLKLMQASEDLLRTHYSDLRSRPFFGKLVHFMNSGPVVAMVWQGQDVVKTARKMLGETNPADSLPGTIRGDYGVEMSRNVIHGSDSLESAQKEISLWFHPHELQNWESSSNSWIYN from the exons ATGGAGCCTGTTTTGTCTTGGGTGTTTGAAGTTTATATTG GCTGGACCGGTGTAAACGAACGCACCTTCATTGCTGTAAAACCAGATGGAGTTCAGCGGAAGCTGGTGGGAGAAATTGTGCGCCGCTTCGAGAGGAAAGGGTTCAAACTGGTGGGCCTTAAACTCATGCAG gcctctgaggaccttctGAGGACACACTACTCTGATCTGAGGAGTAGGCCTTTCTTTGGGAAACTGGTGCACTTCATGAACTCTGGACCAGTTGTGGCAATG GTGTGGCAGGGTCAAGACGTGGTCAAGACTGCACGGAAGATGCTGGGAGAGACCAACCCTGCGGATTCGCTGCCTGGAACCATCAGAGGAGATTACGGTGTGGAAATGAGCAG GAACGTGATTCACGGCAGTGACTCGCTGGAGAGCGCCCAGAAGGAGATCTCCCTGTGGTTTCACCCGCATGAACTGCAGAactgggagagcagcagcaacagctggatCTACAATTAA
- the mrps34 gene encoding small ribosomal subunit protein mS34 yields MVKKKRLRLIAEMARKIRAYRELKSRPRESQKYALDYETMKRPLTGKMLPVLAWQDVRRESRLFSLLAGMRMFGIGRLFTRKSWLEDHTEPSYWQITKVKVDYMAENMDHGKAWGILTYKGKTEIEEKEVDKVMYHDWRLIPKHMEQQVKDFEPLPEPPVRYVHYPPLLRAMILAEYKKTHGAAMAKEPLLPLKRDVLLSKDYFRKQEQERQRSEGTAV; encoded by the exons ATGGTGAAGAAAAAGCGACTTCGCCTCATCGCAGAAATGGCTCGGAAGATCCGGGCGTACCGGGAATTGAAATCTCGGCCCCGGGAGTCTCAGAAGTACGCCTTGGACTATGAGACGATGAAGCGGCCACTAACGGGGAAGATGCTGCCCGTGTTGGCTTGGCAGGATGTTCGCAGGGAAAGTCGTCTCTTCTCCCTCTTGGCGGGGATGAGGATGTTCGGAATAGGTCGCCTGTTTACTCGAAAGTCCTGGTTGGAGGACCACACAGAGCCCAGCTACTGGCAGATCACCAAGGTCAAAGTGGACTACATGGCTGAG AACATGGACCACGGAAAAGCATGGGGCATCCTCACATACAAAG gaaaaacagaaattgaGGAAAAAGAAGTGGACAAGGTGATGTACCATGACTGGCGCCTGATTCCTAAAcacatggagcagcaggtgaaggaCTTTGAGCCACTTCCTGAGCCGCCTGTTCGCTACGTCCACTACCCTCCACTCCTCCGTGCCATGATTCTGGCAGAGTATAAGAAAACACACGGAGCCGCAATGGCAAAGGAACCACTGCTGCCTTTAAAAAGGGATGTCCTGCTGAGCAAAGACTATTTCCGGAAACAGGAACAAGAGCGGCAAAGATCAGAGGGGACAGCAGTGTGA
- the spsb3a gene encoding SPRY domain-containing SOCS box protein 3a — protein MSRRSRNSRAWRYVWGGIRRDADARALVLASESEDWSYDLLEFSDSDSEVDFSPVVVPPVPSAVPVTGESYCGCDSQAETSYNTRLRGFHQVKDCHCGEDDQEFDWVWDTNSRSTATLLSCENRKVSFHSEYSCGTAAVRGSKEMAEGQHFWEIKMTSPVYGTDMMVGVGTSDVNLDKYRHTFCSLLGKDTDSWGLSYTGLLHHKGDKMNFSSRFGQGSIIGVHLDTWHGTLTFFKNRKCIGVATTEMRNKRFYPMACSTAAKSSMKVIRSCSAPTSLLYLCCARLRQLVPDSIDALDVLPLPPGLRQLLHNKLGWVLSLNGGSAEEAADGTKHPQPSQLPVQTVAGPSSSESDSEGFASDPEACQRKRCRWM, from the exons ATGTCAAGGAGAAGCAGGAACAGTCGTGCGTGGCGATATGTTTGGGGTGGGATAAGGCGGGATGCTGATGCCCGGGCACTCGTTTTGGCCTCTGAAAGTGAAGACTGGAGCTATGACCTCTTAGAG TTCAGTGACTCTGATTCTGAGGTGGACTTCTCACCGGTGGTGGTCCCTCCCGTCCCCAGTGCTGTGCCTGTGACTGGAGAGTCCTACTGTGGCTGCGATTCGCAGGCTGAGACCAGCTACAACACTCGCCTACGGGGTTTTCACCAGGTCAAGGACTGTCACTGTGGAGAGGATGACCAAG AGTTTGATTGGGTTTGGGATACCAACAGCCGATCGACGGCAACTTTACTGAGCTGTGAAAATCGGAAAGTGAGCTTCCACTCGGAATACAGCTGTGGTACGGCAGCTGTTCGCGGCTCTAAGGAGATGGCTGAAGGACAACACTTTTGGGAAATAAAGATGACGTCTCCAGTGTATGGAACAGACATG ATGGTGGGGGTTGGTACTTCTGATGTCAATTTAGACAAGTACAGACACACATTTTGCAGCCTGTTGGGAAAAGATACAGACAGCTGGGGTTTGTCCTACACAG GCTTGTTGCATCATAAAGGGGACAAGATGAACTTCTCCTCTCGGTTTGGACAAGGGTCCATCATTGGAGTCCATCTGGACACGTGGCATGGCACGCTTACTTTCTTTAAGAACCGTAAATGTATAG GAGTTGCCACCACAGAGATGCGAAATAAGAGGTTTTATCCGATGGCGTGCTCCACCGCTGCGAAGAGCAGCATGAAGGTGATCAGATCTTGCTCCGCGCCGACCTCCCTGCTCTACCTTTGCTGCGCCCGCCTCCGCCAGCTGGTGCCGGACAGTATAGACGCCCTGGATGTGCTGCCACTGCCGCCGGGCCTTCGCCAGTTGCTCCACAACAAATTGGGTTGGGTGCTCAGCCTCAACGGCGGCAGCGCGGAGGAGGCGGCGGACGGGACCAAGCACCCGCAGCCCTCACAGCTGCCCGTGCAAACTGTGGCCGGACCTTCGTCCTCTGAGAGCGACTCGGAGGGTTTCGCGTCTGACCCCGAAGCCTGTCAGAGGAAGCGATGCCGCTGGATGTGA